A single window of Rhodococcus jostii RHA1 DNA harbors:
- a CDS encoding ABC transporter ATP-binding protein, protein MAAISVENLVKTFGPNRALDGLDLEVGTGEVHGFLGPNGSGKSTTIRVLLGLLRADSGSAHLLGGDPWRDSVSLHRRLAYVPGDVNLWPNLSGGEAIDLLAGLRGGLDEPRRAELLERFELDPTKKARTYSKGNRQKVALVAAFASDVELYVLDEPTSGLDPLMESVFQDCVEEMSDAGKTVLLSSHILAEVEALCDRVSIIREGRTVETGTLAELRHLTRTSITAETQRPVTGLDAVDGVYDVRVDGLHTRCEVDTSAIDGVLRHLLTFGITSLTSTPPTLEELFLRHYGDELAREGENHRRAESGTRTP, encoded by the coding sequence ATGGCTGCGATCTCGGTGGAGAATCTCGTCAAGACGTTCGGGCCGAACCGCGCACTCGACGGTCTCGACCTCGAGGTGGGGACGGGGGAGGTGCACGGATTCCTCGGCCCCAACGGGTCCGGCAAGTCGACAACCATCCGGGTCCTGCTCGGCCTGCTGCGCGCGGACTCGGGCAGTGCGCACCTCCTGGGCGGCGACCCGTGGCGCGACTCCGTGTCGTTGCACCGGCGGCTCGCCTACGTTCCCGGTGACGTGAACCTGTGGCCCAACCTCAGCGGCGGGGAGGCGATCGACCTCCTCGCGGGGTTGCGCGGCGGGCTGGACGAGCCGCGGCGCGCGGAACTCCTCGAGCGATTCGAACTCGATCCGACGAAGAAGGCGCGCACGTACTCGAAGGGCAATCGGCAGAAGGTCGCACTGGTGGCCGCGTTCGCGTCGGACGTCGAACTGTACGTGCTCGACGAACCCACGTCCGGGCTGGATCCGTTGATGGAGTCGGTGTTCCAGGACTGCGTCGAGGAAATGTCCGACGCGGGGAAGACGGTCCTGCTGTCGAGTCACATCCTCGCGGAGGTCGAGGCGTTATGCGATCGGGTGAGCATCATCCGCGAGGGCCGGACCGTGGAGACCGGCACCCTCGCGGAACTGCGTCACCTCACGCGCACGTCGATCACCGCCGAGACGCAGCGGCCGGTGACCGGGCTCGACGCCGTCGACGGGGTGTACGACGTGCGAGTCGACGGCCTGCACACCCGGTGCGAGGTGGACACCAGCGCGATCGACGGGGTGCTGCGACACCTGCTGACGTTCGGCATCACGTCGCTGACGTCGACGCCACCGACGCTGGAAGAGTTGTTCCTCCGGCACTACGGGGACGAACTGGCCCGAGAGGGAGAGAACCATCGGCGGGCCGAGTCCGGGACGCGGACGCCGTGA
- a CDS encoding ABC transporter permease: MNTVTAPSTAGRGQYAGTTRLVRLALRRDRIQLPVWLLALAALQAFSASSVLGLYPTEPDLRSFAMATAASPVALATNGLVSGYSAGAVLACQIVMPLSLAAGLMTTLLVVRHTRQNEETGRAELVEAAVVGRKALLTAALVVAVGANLALGLLNVVVLVAAGLPLDGSVALGAAVAGAGIAFAAIAAVTAQVTDSARTANGLAGAALGVAFLLRAVGDMTGTVTDNGTRVVSGWPTWVSPIGWAEQVRPYDDNAWWVLVLPVVFALAVGSVGFALTEHRDVGSGLVPTRPGPARASRSLPTAVGSAWRIQRTILFWWAFGIAVLAVVYGAIAEQIDDFLGEGEQVADMMEQLGGGTTNMVDAYFAAIFGMMAIAVAGYAVQALLRMRGEESAGRLEPVLATAVSRPRWMLAHVGLVTVGIVVLQTLTGAATGLAYGLVTEDAPGKVVHLTGAALVFVPAIGVVAALVVLVFGGVPAWSAGLSWGVLAVCLIFGFLGPLLGLPQAVRDLSPFTHVPPVPAADVTATPLISLAVIAVGVGAVGVVLFRRRDLTNS, encoded by the coding sequence GTGAACACGGTGACGGCGCCGTCGACGGCGGGCCGCGGCCAGTATGCGGGAACCACCCGGCTCGTGCGGCTCGCCCTGCGCCGCGACCGCATCCAGTTGCCGGTGTGGCTGCTCGCTCTCGCAGCGCTGCAGGCATTCTCGGCTTCGAGCGTGCTCGGCCTGTATCCCACGGAGCCCGACCTTCGCAGTTTCGCTATGGCCACTGCGGCGTCGCCGGTCGCGCTGGCCACCAACGGTCTCGTGTCGGGGTACAGTGCCGGCGCCGTGCTCGCCTGTCAGATCGTCATGCCACTGTCGCTGGCCGCCGGCCTGATGACCACACTGCTGGTCGTGCGGCACACCCGCCAGAACGAGGAGACCGGCCGCGCCGAACTCGTCGAGGCCGCCGTGGTGGGCCGGAAGGCACTGCTCACCGCAGCCCTGGTGGTCGCGGTCGGCGCGAACCTTGCTCTCGGACTGCTCAACGTCGTCGTGCTGGTGGCGGCGGGTCTGCCGCTGGACGGGTCGGTGGCGCTCGGCGCGGCCGTCGCCGGTGCCGGTATCGCGTTCGCGGCGATCGCCGCGGTGACGGCGCAGGTGACGGACAGTGCCCGCACCGCCAACGGACTGGCCGGGGCCGCCCTGGGCGTGGCATTCCTGTTGCGTGCGGTGGGGGACATGACGGGAACCGTGACGGACAACGGCACGCGGGTGGTGAGCGGCTGGCCGACGTGGGTGTCGCCGATCGGCTGGGCCGAGCAGGTCCGTCCGTACGACGACAACGCCTGGTGGGTGCTGGTGCTCCCCGTCGTGTTCGCACTCGCGGTCGGCTCGGTCGGCTTCGCCCTCACAGAACACCGCGATGTCGGCTCGGGGCTCGTCCCGACTCGCCCGGGCCCCGCCCGCGCGTCCCGTTCGTTGCCGACGGCGGTCGGATCGGCGTGGCGGATACAACGGACAATCCTGTTCTGGTGGGCATTCGGAATCGCCGTCCTCGCCGTGGTGTACGGCGCGATCGCAGAGCAGATCGACGACTTCCTCGGCGAGGGCGAGCAGGTGGCCGACATGATGGAACAGCTCGGCGGCGGCACGACGAACATGGTCGACGCCTACTTCGCCGCCATCTTCGGCATGATGGCGATCGCGGTCGCAGGCTACGCCGTCCAGGCATTGCTGCGGATGCGCGGAGAGGAGTCGGCGGGGCGACTCGAACCCGTTCTCGCGACAGCGGTCTCGCGTCCGCGGTGGATGCTGGCGCACGTCGGCCTGGTCACCGTCGGCATCGTCGTCCTGCAGACGCTGACCGGGGCGGCGACCGGGCTCGCGTACGGTCTGGTGACCGAGGACGCGCCGGGGAAGGTCGTGCACCTCACGGGGGCCGCCCTCGTCTTCGTACCGGCGATCGGGGTGGTCGCTGCATTGGTGGTGCTGGTGTTCGGCGGCGTCCCGGCCTGGTCGGCCGGGCTCTCCTGGGGTGTGCTCGCTGTCTGCCTGATCTTCGGTTTCCTCGGACCACTGCTCGGGCTGCCTCAGGCGGTTCGCGATCTGTCGCCGTTCACGCACGTCCCGCCCGTTCCCGCCGCGGACGTGACGGCCACTCCGCTGATTTCGCTCGCGGTGATCGCCGTCGGCGTGGGTGCCGTCGGAGTGGTGCTGTTCCGTCGGCGCGACCTCACGAACTCGTAG
- a CDS encoding putative immunity protein, translated as MAGEANEIVLSTQELREVTAFAVECAEVVLEIFEADQPHDSRPRDAITAAWEFARGAERGKSLRDTAWAALAAAKGTYTVAAREAAWAAMSAAGAAYLHPLAKATQVKHVLGAGAHAARAAELVAGDDRTVGAGHVVQAVLRATPVVVDVLERFPAAPGGGGRVGELIRMLDTDLRRRPPAQPPGSATSS; from the coding sequence ATGGCAGGGGAAGCGAACGAGATCGTTCTGAGCACGCAGGAACTTCGTGAGGTCACCGCATTCGCCGTGGAGTGTGCCGAGGTGGTCCTCGAGATATTCGAGGCCGATCAGCCGCACGACTCGCGGCCCCGAGACGCGATCACGGCTGCGTGGGAATTCGCGCGGGGTGCTGAACGCGGCAAGTCTCTGCGCGACACAGCGTGGGCCGCGCTCGCGGCAGCCAAGGGCACCTACACTGTGGCTGCGCGCGAGGCAGCGTGGGCAGCGATGTCTGCGGCAGGCGCCGCCTATCTGCATCCGTTGGCCAAGGCCACCCAGGTCAAACATGTTCTCGGAGCAGGCGCTCACGCGGCCAGAGCCGCCGAACTCGTCGCCGGTGACGATCGGACCGTCGGTGCCGGGCACGTCGTGCAAGCGGTGCTTCGTGCGACACCGGTCGTCGTCGATGTGCTCGAACGCTTCCCCGCGGCACCGGGAGGCGGTGGACGGGTCGGTGAGTTGATCCGCATGCTGGACACCGACCTTCGCCGCCGACCGCCGGCCCAGCCTCCCGGTTCCGCTACGAGTTCGTGA
- a CDS encoding putative quinol monooxygenase yields MVIVAGHITVEPQQRESYIAGCVSVVEQARGSAGCLDFAISADLIDPGRINVFERWESQAVVDTFRGSGPSDEQGADMLSASVAEYDVADVRTLFGEDTA; encoded by the coding sequence ATGGTCATCGTCGCAGGACACATCACCGTCGAACCGCAGCAGCGCGAGTCCTATATCGCAGGCTGCGTGAGCGTCGTCGAACAGGCACGCGGCTCCGCGGGTTGCCTCGACTTCGCCATCTCCGCCGACCTGATCGACCCCGGTCGCATCAACGTCTTCGAGCGCTGGGAGTCGCAAGCGGTGGTCGACACTTTCCGCGGCAGCGGCCCGAGCGACGAGCAAGGCGCGGACATGCTGTCGGCGTCGGTAGCCGAGTACGACGTCGCCGACGTGCGGACCCTGTTCGGGGAAGACACAGCGTGA
- a CDS encoding HNH endonuclease, translating to MGGLVAPDLEELRVFAARLRSVEAGVDTGLGIEWLDAIEALKSVGCAVQAVITDDVATQIRADRRARGLPRVEWDRGIASQIALARRESPNRGGRHLGFARALVHEMPHTLAMLRSGRLNEWRATLLVRETACLSAADRGIVDRRLCSDPATLDGVGDRRLIARAKALAVELDAAAVVARHRKAVSERRVTSRPAPDSMAYLSVLMPVEQAVCLQATLGRDADSLIATGNSGGRTRNQLMVDLLFDRGTGQAVASGVPVAVNLVLSDETLLAGGHEAAQLQGFGPVPAGIARQLVADAVDSDTETSLRRVYACPQSGVLTAMESQSRTFPKSLATLIDLRDRTCRTPWCDAPIRHHDHIRSHRESGATTADNGTGLCEACNYAKEGDGWSARPVRNPGGTHLIDLGTPTGHHYRSTAPPLPTPAHLWAS from the coding sequence GTGGGGGGATTGGTGGCGCCGGATCTGGAGGAGTTGCGTGTATTCGCGGCGCGGCTGCGAAGTGTCGAGGCGGGTGTGGACACTGGGTTGGGGATCGAGTGGCTCGATGCGATCGAGGCATTGAAGTCGGTCGGGTGCGCGGTGCAGGCGGTGATCACCGACGACGTCGCCACGCAGATACGTGCGGACCGCAGAGCTCGAGGTTTGCCGCGGGTGGAGTGGGACCGCGGCATTGCCTCGCAGATTGCGTTGGCGCGCAGGGAATCCCCGAACCGTGGTGGTCGGCATCTCGGGTTCGCTCGGGCGTTGGTGCACGAGATGCCGCACACCCTGGCGATGTTGCGGTCGGGCCGGTTGAACGAATGGCGAGCCACCCTGTTGGTGCGCGAAACGGCGTGCCTGTCGGCTGCGGATCGGGGTATCGTGGACCGCCGGTTATGTTCGGACCCGGCCACTCTCGACGGCGTCGGCGACCGGCGTCTGATCGCGCGGGCGAAAGCGTTGGCGGTGGAACTCGATGCCGCGGCGGTTGTGGCCCGGCATCGTAAGGCGGTGTCGGAGCGTCGGGTGACGTCACGGCCGGCGCCGGATTCGATGGCGTATCTCAGCGTGTTGATGCCGGTGGAGCAGGCGGTGTGTTTGCAGGCCACGTTGGGTCGGGATGCGGACAGTCTCATCGCGACCGGGAACAGCGGTGGCCGTACCCGCAATCAGCTGATGGTGGACTTGCTGTTCGACCGCGGCACCGGGCAGGCGGTGGCGTCGGGTGTTCCCGTGGCGGTGAATCTGGTGCTCTCGGACGAGACTCTGCTGGCCGGTGGTCACGAGGCCGCGCAGTTGCAGGGGTTCGGGCCGGTGCCGGCGGGGATTGCCCGGCAGTTGGTGGCCGACGCCGTCGACAGTGACACCGAGACGTCGTTGCGGCGGGTGTATGCGTGCCCGCAGTCGGGGGTGTTGACCGCGATGGAATCGCAGTCGCGCACGTTCCCGAAAAGCCTCGCCACACTGATCGATCTGCGGGACCGAACGTGCCGCACCCCGTGGTGTGACGCCCCGATCCGGCATCACGACCACATCCGCTCACACCGAGAATCCGGTGCCACGACGGCGGACAACGGGACCGGCCTCTGCGAGGCCTGCAATTATGCGAAGGAGGGCGACGGATGGTCCGCCCGCCCCGTACGCAATCCCGGCGGCACCCACCTCATCGACCTCGGCACCCCGACCGGGCACCACTACCGATCAACCGCGCCGCCGCTCCCGACCCCGGCGCATCTGTGGGCGTCGTGA
- the mftM gene encoding mycofactocin oligosaccharide methyltransferase MftM, with product MTSTLDTPPFDSLAPCESGLWSHGHVTVERVAAGPLTLTRDGDQLRVTHALTPEDLSERLVASVTASIEDADFGQDEFESTMVGLVRSTVDGALEAWTVYYRNSLNELLDGTADFAPIHEKAEQLVRGSVLDLGSCFGFLPLRLARAGRSVTATDILPGTMTLLDAVTPELGLDLRTLVCDAAHVPVPDNSADTVTAIHLLEHVDENIGAAVISEALRVARERVVVAVPYEDEATACHGHIRTFDTPSLTKLGESTGRPFEVFEHHGGWLVIDC from the coding sequence ATGACTTCCACTCTCGACACGCCCCCTTTCGACTCCCTTGCACCGTGCGAATCCGGGCTGTGGTCACATGGTCATGTCACGGTCGAGCGGGTCGCGGCCGGGCCGCTCACACTCACCCGTGACGGCGACCAGCTGCGGGTGACGCACGCCCTGACACCCGAAGATCTGAGCGAACGACTCGTCGCCTCGGTCACCGCGTCCATCGAGGACGCCGACTTCGGCCAGGACGAATTCGAATCGACCATGGTCGGACTGGTTCGCTCCACCGTCGACGGTGCGCTCGAAGCGTGGACCGTCTACTACCGCAACTCCCTGAACGAACTGCTGGACGGCACCGCCGACTTCGCACCGATCCACGAGAAGGCGGAACAACTGGTCCGCGGTTCGGTCCTCGACCTCGGGTCGTGCTTCGGATTCCTTCCGCTCCGACTCGCCCGCGCCGGGCGGTCCGTCACGGCAACCGACATCCTGCCCGGCACCATGACCCTCCTCGACGCCGTGACACCGGAACTCGGCCTCGATCTGCGCACCCTCGTGTGCGACGCCGCGCACGTGCCGGTTCCCGACAACAGCGCCGACACCGTCACCGCAATCCACCTCCTCGAACACGTCGACGAAAACATCGGGGCCGCAGTGATATCCGAAGCCCTCCGCGTTGCCCGCGAGCGGGTTGTCGTCGCCGTCCCCTACGAGGACGAGGCAACGGCCTGCCACGGACACATCCGCACGTTCGACACCCCGTCGCTCACGAAGCTCGGTGAATCGACGGGACGCCCGTTCGAGGTGTTCGAGCACCACGGCGGCTGGCTCGTGATCGACTGCTGA
- the mftR gene encoding mycofactocin system transcriptional regulator (MftR, the mycofactocin system transcriptional regulator, is an uncharacterized TetR family DNA-binding transcription factor. Its role is inferred by context. It occurs as part of the biosynthesis locus for mycofactocin, a partially characterized electron carrier derived from the terminal Val-Tyr dipeptide of the precursor peptide MftA, through a radical SAM enzyme-mediated process.), whose product MRSRRKPSSRIGRRPSTTQDRISTVGIELFTEQGFDATSVDEVAEASGIARRTLFRYFPSKNAIPWGDFDAHLAEMRAQLAAQPDDIPIVDGLTAALLQFNAFPASEEINHRKRMGLILRVPALQAYSVVMYEGWRNVIAEYVASRLGTSPTDHVPRTVGYLLLGVAMSAYEQWLDDDSLELNELLASGMQSLYDGLSSLGEPDTRT is encoded by the coding sequence TTGAGAAGTCGTCGAAAACCATCCAGTCGGATAGGGCGACGCCCGTCCACAACGCAGGATCGGATCAGCACCGTCGGGATCGAACTGTTCACGGAACAGGGGTTCGACGCCACCAGCGTCGACGAAGTCGCCGAAGCGTCCGGCATCGCCCGACGCACCCTCTTCCGCTACTTCCCGTCCAAGAACGCGATCCCGTGGGGAGACTTCGACGCTCACCTCGCCGAAATGCGCGCCCAACTCGCAGCGCAACCCGACGACATCCCGATCGTCGACGGACTCACCGCAGCACTCCTACAGTTCAACGCGTTTCCCGCGAGCGAGGAAATCAACCACCGCAAACGCATGGGGCTGATCCTGCGAGTCCCCGCCCTGCAGGCGTATTCGGTGGTGATGTACGAAGGGTGGCGCAACGTCATCGCCGAGTACGTCGCGAGCCGGCTCGGAACCTCACCGACCGACCACGTTCCCCGGACAGTCGGCTATCTTCTACTCGGCGTTGCGATGTCGGCGTACGAGCAGTGGCTCGACGACGATTCGCTCGAACTGAACGAACTACTCGCCAGCGGAATGCAATCGCTCTACGATGGGCTGAGTTCCCTCGGCGAGCCCGACACCCGAACCTGA
- the mftA gene encoding mycofactocin precursor MftA (Mycofactocin is a small molecule electron carrier derived from the final two amino acids, Val-Tyr, of MftA, the mycofactocin precursor. It plays a role in redox homeostasis and the metabolism of alcohols and aldehydes in Actinobacteria, including Mycobacterium tuberculosis.): MSDRDNNVLENDLVEESLVEEVSIDGMCGVY, encoded by the coding sequence ATGTCGGATCGCGACAACAACGTGCTGGAAAACGACTTGGTCGAGGAATCCCTGGTGGAAGAGGTCTCGATCGACGGCATGTGCGGCGTGTACTGA
- the mftB gene encoding mycofactocin biosynthesis chaperone MftB (MftB, a small protein, is a peptide chaperone that assists the radical SAM enzyme MftC in performing two modifications to the C-terminal Val-Tyr dipeptide of the mycofactocin precursor peptide, MftA. MftB's role is analogous to the role of PqqD in the biosynthesis of PQQ, a cofactor that derives entirely from a Tyr and a Glu in the precursor PqqA.): protein MSAPASPSVAGNAGIDLDVGWKLHPQVALRPEPFGALLYHFGTRKLSFLKNRTIVAVVEALPSHADARSALRAQGIGDDAAAQYARALGTLAESHMIVPA, encoded by the coding sequence ATGTCCGCTCCAGCTTCTCCTTCAGTGGCCGGCAACGCCGGTATCGATCTCGATGTGGGCTGGAAGCTTCATCCGCAGGTGGCGCTGCGTCCCGAACCTTTCGGGGCGCTGCTCTACCACTTCGGGACGCGCAAGCTGTCGTTCCTGAAGAACCGCACGATCGTCGCGGTGGTCGAAGCGCTTCCCTCACACGCCGACGCCCGGTCCGCACTGCGGGCGCAGGGTATCGGGGACGACGCTGCCGCGCAGTATGCGCGAGCGCTCGGCACGTTGGCCGAGTCGCACATGATCGTCCCCGCCTGA
- the mftC gene encoding mycofactocin radical SAM maturase (MftC is a radical SAM/SPASM enzyme that catalyzes the first two steps in biosynthesis of the electron carrier mycofactocin from the terminal Val-Tyr dipeptide of the precursor peptide MftA.) has protein sequence MTSMLERPSAPVGRLVDQFELGLDAPICLTWELTYACNLSCVHCLSSSGRRDPRELSTEQCKSIIDELQRMQVFYVNIGGGEPTVRSDFWELVDYATAHQVGVKFSTNGVKIDKKVAARLAASDYVDVQISLDGATAEVNDAVRGPGSFAMAVRALENLSEAGFKDAKISVVVTRHNVSQLDDFKALADKYGATLRITRLRPSGRGADVWDELHPTQAQQRELYNWLVANGEGVLTGDSFFHLSAYGDALPGLNLCGAGRVVCLIDPIGDVYACPFAIHEQFLAGNIVADGGFQQVWQTSELFQELRSPQTGGACSKCNHYDSCRGGCMAAKFFTGLPMDGPDPECVIGNGELALAAAGEIPKSSVDHSRTGQRRTPRAPVPLTLMVRPPAKICDENPLAGMDQT, from the coding sequence ATGACCTCCATGCTCGAAAGGCCGTCCGCCCCGGTCGGCCGCCTCGTCGACCAGTTCGAACTCGGTCTCGACGCCCCGATCTGCCTCACCTGGGAGTTGACCTACGCGTGCAACCTGTCGTGTGTGCACTGTCTGTCCTCCTCCGGCCGACGTGACCCGCGGGAGTTGAGCACCGAGCAGTGCAAGTCGATCATCGACGAACTGCAGCGTATGCAGGTTTTCTATGTGAACATCGGCGGCGGTGAGCCGACGGTTCGCTCGGACTTCTGGGAGCTGGTCGACTACGCGACGGCCCACCAGGTGGGGGTGAAGTTCTCCACGAACGGGGTGAAGATCGACAAGAAGGTCGCCGCCCGGCTCGCGGCCAGCGACTACGTCGACGTGCAGATCTCCCTCGACGGTGCGACGGCCGAGGTCAACGACGCCGTCCGTGGTCCGGGTTCGTTCGCGATGGCGGTGCGGGCACTCGAGAATCTGTCCGAGGCGGGTTTCAAGGACGCCAAGATCTCCGTGGTGGTCACCCGGCACAACGTGTCCCAGCTCGACGACTTCAAGGCCCTCGCCGACAAGTACGGCGCCACCCTGCGCATCACCCGGCTGCGACCGTCGGGGCGCGGCGCGGACGTGTGGGACGAACTGCATCCCACGCAGGCGCAGCAGCGCGAGCTGTACAACTGGCTGGTCGCCAACGGCGAGGGTGTGCTCACCGGCGACTCCTTCTTCCACCTGTCCGCGTACGGCGATGCGTTGCCCGGTCTGAACCTGTGCGGCGCCGGACGGGTGGTGTGCCTGATCGACCCGATCGGCGACGTCTACGCCTGCCCGTTCGCGATCCACGAGCAGTTCCTCGCGGGAAACATCGTGGCGGACGGCGGTTTCCAGCAGGTGTGGCAGACGTCGGAGCTGTTCCAGGAGCTGCGGTCCCCACAGACCGGTGGCGCGTGCAGCAAGTGCAACCACTACGACTCCTGCCGCGGCGGATGCATGGCCGCGAAGTTCTTCACCGGGCTGCCGATGGACGGCCCGGACCCCGAATGTGTGATCGGCAACGGCGAACTGGCGTTGGCTGCCGCGGGGGAGATCCCGAAATCCAGTGTCGACCATTCCCGCACCGGCCAGCGCCGGACTCCGCGGGCGCCGGTTCCGTTGACGCTGATGGTGCGTCCGCCGGCAAAGATTTGTGACGAGAACCCGCTTGCGGGCATGGACCAGACGTAA
- the mftD gene encoding pre-mycofactocin synthase MftD (MftD, an enzyme found in the mycofactocin biosynthesis locus, performs an oxidative deamination of 3-amino-5-[(p-hydroxyphenyl)methyl]-4,4-dimethyl-2-pyrrolidinone (AHDP). The resulting compound, now called pre-mycofactocin (PMFT), is a biologically active redox cofactor that can oxidize the non-exchangeable NADH of TIGR03971 family SDR-type oxidoreductases.), translated as MGKNPFFETVAEAQRRAKKRLPKSVYAALIAGSERGVTVDDNIAAFAELGFAPHVVGLSDKRELSTTVMGQPISLPVVISPTGVQAVHPDGEVAVARAAAARGTAIGLSSFASKSIEEVTAANPQTFFQMYWVGTRDVLIQRMERARAAGATGLIITTDWSFSYGRDWGSPAIPEKMDLKAMLQFAPEGIARPKWLYEFAKTRKIPDLTTPNLAQPGQEPPTFFGAYGEWMQTPLPTWDDIAWLREQWGGPFMLKGVMRVDDAKRAVDAGVTAISVSNHGGNNLDGTPAPIRALPAIAEAVGDQVEVLLDGGIRRGSDVVKAVALGARAVMIGRAYLWGLSANGQAGVENVLDVLRGGIDSALLGLGHSSIHDLTPSDVVIPPGFARVLGAES; from the coding sequence ATGGGTAAGAATCCGTTCTTCGAAACAGTGGCGGAGGCTCAGCGTCGCGCGAAGAAGCGCCTGCCGAAGTCGGTGTACGCGGCGCTGATCGCCGGTTCCGAGCGGGGCGTGACGGTCGACGACAACATCGCGGCGTTCGCCGAGTTGGGGTTCGCCCCGCACGTCGTCGGTTTGTCCGACAAGCGTGAGCTGTCGACGACCGTGATGGGTCAGCCGATTTCGCTGCCCGTCGTGATCTCCCCGACCGGTGTGCAGGCGGTGCACCCCGATGGCGAGGTCGCGGTCGCGCGTGCGGCGGCGGCACGGGGAACGGCGATCGGTCTGAGTTCGTTCGCGAGCAAGTCGATCGAGGAGGTCACGGCGGCCAATCCTCAGACGTTCTTCCAGATGTACTGGGTCGGCACCCGGGACGTGTTGATCCAGCGGATGGAACGCGCCCGCGCCGCCGGGGCGACCGGCCTGATCATCACCACCGACTGGTCGTTCTCGTACGGACGCGACTGGGGTAGCCCGGCGATTCCCGAGAAGATGGACCTCAAGGCGATGCTCCAGTTCGCCCCGGAGGGCATCGCCCGTCCGAAGTGGTTGTACGAGTTCGCGAAGACCCGCAAGATCCCGGATCTGACCACCCCGAACCTGGCGCAGCCCGGTCAGGAACCGCCCACGTTCTTCGGCGCCTACGGCGAGTGGATGCAGACGCCGTTGCCGACGTGGGACGACATCGCGTGGCTGCGCGAGCAGTGGGGCGGGCCGTTCATGCTCAAGGGTGTCATGCGGGTCGACGACGCCAAGCGCGCCGTCGACGCCGGCGTCACCGCGATCTCCGTGTCGAATCACGGCGGCAACAACCTCGACGGCACCCCGGCGCCGATCCGCGCGCTGCCCGCCATCGCGGAGGCCGTCGGCGACCAGGTCGAGGTGCTTCTCGACGGTGGTATCCGCCGCGGTAGCGACGTCGTGAAGGCCGTCGCGCTCGGTGCGAGGGCGGTCATGATCGGCCGCGCGTACCTGTGGGGCCTCTCGGCGAACGGTCAGGCCGGCGTCGAGAACGTTCTCGACGTCCTCCGCGGAGGTATCGACTCGGCGCTGCTCGGGCTGGGTCATTCGTCCATCCACGACCTCACGCCGTCCGACGTCGTGATCCCGCCCGGATTCGCCCGTGTGCTCGGCGCCGAATCCTGA